A section of the Streptomyces sp. SLBN-118 genome encodes:
- the panB gene encoding 3-methyl-2-oxobutanoate hydroxymethyltransferase has translation MTLQAAQRPTDSSKALYGGKGTRRITVHDIAAAKERGEKWPMLTAYDAMTASVFDEAGIPVILVGDSMGNCHLGYETTVPVTMDEMTLLSAAVVRGTRRALVVGDLPFGSYQEGPVHALRNATRLIKDAGVGAVKLEGGERSLGQTELLVQAGIPVMSHLGLTPQSVNTMGYRVQGRGDEAAHRLMRDAKAAQDAGAFAVVLELVPAEIAAEVTRSLHIPTIGIGAGPDTDAQVLVWTDMAGLTGGKVPRFTKQYANLRQTLGDAAKAFADDVVGGAFPQEEHTFH, from the coding sequence GGCGCTGTACGGCGGCAAGGGCACTCGCCGCATCACCGTCCACGACATCGCCGCCGCCAAGGAGCGCGGCGAGAAGTGGCCGATGCTCACTGCTTACGACGCGATGACCGCATCGGTCTTCGACGAGGCCGGCATCCCGGTGATCCTCGTCGGCGACTCGATGGGCAACTGCCATCTCGGCTACGAGACCACCGTGCCGGTCACCATGGACGAGATGACCCTGCTCTCCGCAGCCGTCGTACGGGGCACCAGGCGTGCCCTGGTCGTCGGCGACCTCCCCTTCGGCTCGTACCAGGAAGGCCCGGTCCACGCCCTGCGCAACGCCACCCGGCTGATCAAGGACGCCGGTGTCGGCGCGGTCAAGCTGGAGGGCGGCGAGCGCTCGCTGGGCCAGACGGAGCTTCTGGTGCAGGCCGGTATCCCGGTCATGTCGCATCTGGGCCTGACCCCGCAGTCCGTCAACACCATGGGCTACCGCGTGCAGGGGCGCGGCGACGAGGCGGCCCACCGGCTGATGCGCGACGCCAAGGCGGCGCAGGACGCGGGCGCCTTCGCCGTCGTCCTGGAGCTGGTCCCCGCGGAGATCGCCGCCGAGGTCACCCGCAGCCTGCACATCCCGACCATCGGCATCGGCGCGGGCCCCGACACGGACGCCCAGGTGCTCGTCTGGACCGACATGGCGGGCCTGACGGGCGGCAAGGTGCCGCGCTTCACCAAGCAGTACGCCAACCTCCGCCAGACGCTCGGCGACGCCGCGAAGGCCTTCGCCGACGATGTCGTCGGCGGGGCGTTCCCGCAGGAGGAGCACACCTTCCACTGA
- a CDS encoding cupin domain-containing protein, translating into MAGIVRKTFDSPEETRPFAEGTGKLDLVTGEGGPPVGRAVYEPGWKWSKHIKPIVGTDSCQSHHVGYVVSGRMKVVMNDGESEEIRSGDFVDIQPGHDAWVVGDESVVVLDWAGFVDYAKPAS; encoded by the coding sequence ATGGCCGGAATCGTGCGCAAGACCTTCGACTCCCCGGAAGAGACCCGGCCCTTCGCCGAGGGAACCGGGAAGCTCGACCTCGTCACCGGCGAAGGCGGGCCGCCGGTCGGCCGGGCCGTGTACGAGCCGGGCTGGAAGTGGTCCAAGCACATCAAGCCCATCGTCGGCACCGACAGCTGCCAGTCGCACCATGTGGGCTATGTCGTCAGCGGCCGGATGAAGGTCGTCATGAACGACGGCGAGAGCGAGGAGATACGCTCCGGCGACTTCGTCGACATCCAGCCCGGCCACGATGCCTGGGTGGTCGGCGACGAGAGTGTCGTCGTGCTCGACTGGGCCGGTTTCGTCGACTACGCCAAGCCCGCATCCTGA